From the genome of Blautia pseudococcoides, one region includes:
- a CDS encoding M56 family metallopeptidase, translating to MHIGIMGTQASLLVLTAVFLRMLLLYRIPKRTFVFLWWAAAFRLLIPFSVETKWNIYSLWQRTGCSIRSNKIFSGHGIVAGEDTGAVQMGHDVLQAAAAGKAGGVSVGFCVWITGAVAMACFFLLVHIRFVLHAKTSLPTGSKEVRSWQKKHICRRQVRIRTLDTISSPMTYGILRPVILLPSRFHFLDPEALAYVLEHEWIHIRRMDVGLKYLLAAALCVHWINPVVWILFFLAQRDMELACDEKVVKTGWPNQREKYAMLLLGLEEQREWGKISGVRFSEKWMAGRLRAVMKVRKWTAGSAFAAALLIGVPVVLFFTGTGIKAEGLKVHLKVEDKFTLGEQAAVYARSLVGKPYMYNGKNLLGGTDCTGFVKAVYQEFGISLPDHMKDMAGQGQEADGETPGPGSIVFYGKDQVPEHVAISLGDGKVVHASNAREGVKISPLRYREICKVIAIPYQIK from the coding sequence ATGCACATTGGGATAATGGGTACACAGGCATCTCTGCTGGTTTTGACGGCAGTTTTTCTCAGAATGCTTTTGCTCTACCGGATTCCTAAGCGCACCTTTGTTTTTTTATGGTGGGCGGCAGCTTTTAGGCTTTTGATTCCCTTTTCTGTGGAGACAAAATGGAATATCTACAGCTTATGGCAAAGGACCGGCTGTAGTATCCGGTCCAATAAAATATTTTCAGGCCATGGGATCGTGGCGGGAGAGGACACAGGGGCAGTTCAAATGGGGCATGATGTTTTGCAGGCAGCCGCAGCAGGCAAAGCAGGCGGGGTTTCTGTGGGATTTTGTGTTTGGATAACAGGTGCCGTGGCGATGGCCTGTTTTTTTCTTCTGGTACATATCCGCTTTGTACTACACGCGAAAACTTCCCTGCCGACAGGGAGCAAAGAGGTACGATCTTGGCAGAAAAAGCATATATGCAGGCGGCAGGTCCGCATCAGAACCCTGGATACCATCTCCTCCCCCATGACTTATGGTATCCTTCGCCCGGTCATTCTTCTGCCCTCCCGATTTCATTTTTTAGATCCGGAAGCTTTGGCCTATGTGCTGGAACATGAGTGGATCCATATCAGAAGAATGGATGTGGGGTTAAAGTACCTTCTGGCAGCAGCCCTTTGTGTGCACTGGATTAATCCTGTGGTGTGGATCCTTTTTTTCCTGGCCCAGCGTGACATGGAGCTGGCCTGTGATGAAAAGGTGGTAAAGACCGGTTGGCCGAACCAGAGGGAGAAATATGCCATGCTTCTTCTGGGACTGGAAGAACAAAGGGAATGGGGGAAGATATCAGGAGTACGGTTTTCTGAAAAATGGATGGCCGGCAGACTGAGAGCTGTCATGAAGGTGAGAAAATGGACCGCCGGCAGTGCGTTTGCGGCAGCCCTTCTCATTGGAGTGCCTGTAGTGCTGTTTTTTACAGGCACCGGTATAAAGGCAGAAGGTTTGAAAGTTCACCTGAAAGTGGAAGATAAATTTACGCTGGGGGAACAGGCCGCAGTTTATGCCAGATCACTTGTGGGCAAACCGTATATGTATAATGGAAAGAATCTTTTAGGCGGAACGGACTGTACGGGATTTGTGAAAGCTGTTTATCAGGAGTTTGGAATATCTCTTCCGGACCATATGAAGGACATGGCCGGACAGGGGCAGGAAGCAGACGGGGAAACCCCGGGACCGGGCAGTATTGTATTTTACGGAAAGGATCAAGTACCGGAACACGTGGCGATCAGTTTGGGAGACGGCAAAGTGGTGCATGCCAGCAACGCCAGAGAGGGCGTAAAAATTTCACCGCTCAGGTACAGGGAAATCTGTAAAGTGATTGCTATCCCATACCAGATAAAGTAG
- a CDS encoding polysaccharide biosynthesis protein, whose amino-acid sequence MDNKHILLKGTLILTLAGFLTKILGFLYRIFLSQTIGAQGMGIYQLIFPIHTLCFALTVGGIQTAISRFVAARVALKDEQGARDIFLIATSLSMAISFAVTFLLYRHASWFAVHILLEEQCTDLLRVSSLSIPMGTFHSCAYGYYIARKKTGIPAWSQLVEQTARMSATYLLYLVWTGEGHPLTPMLAVVGLFAGELVSMLFSLLFILWDYRKYHYQISNIHAPGKDLKDIVSLSLPLTGNRLFINILHSMESVLIPGHLRLFGMDSASALSVYGVLNGMALPLILFPSAITNAVSAMLLPSVAENQAIGNYKKIRSLIFTTTRYCLLLGFLSTAVFYFTGDFMGLFLFKNEFAGTFIKTLSFICPCLYLSSTLSGILNGLGETGKYFAQNLLGLSIRLLFVFFIIPKFGILGYLWGLLVSELAITLLTLYFLKDYMKTAPGE is encoded by the coding sequence ATGGATAACAAACATATTTTGCTGAAAGGAACACTTATCCTGACTCTGGCCGGTTTTCTGACAAAAATCCTTGGGTTTCTCTATAGAATATTCCTGTCGCAGACAATTGGTGCACAGGGGATGGGTATCTACCAGCTTATCTTTCCCATCCACACCCTCTGTTTTGCACTGACAGTAGGAGGGATCCAGACGGCGATCTCCCGCTTCGTGGCCGCCAGGGTTGCTCTGAAGGATGAACAGGGCGCCCGGGATATTTTTCTGATCGCCACTTCCCTGTCCATGGCTATATCCTTTGCCGTCACCTTTTTGCTGTACCGCCATGCCTCCTGGTTTGCCGTACATATCCTGCTGGAGGAGCAGTGTACAGATCTGCTGCGCGTCTCCTCCCTGTCCATTCCTATGGGCACCTTCCATTCCTGCGCCTACGGTTATTATATTGCCAGGAAGAAGACCGGGATTCCCGCATGGTCCCAGCTTGTGGAACAGACTGCCCGCATGAGTGCCACTTATCTTCTCTATTTAGTATGGACCGGGGAAGGCCACCCGCTCACACCTATGCTGGCAGTTGTGGGGCTTTTTGCAGGAGAACTGGTCTCCATGCTTTTTTCCCTGCTTTTTATTCTTTGGGATTACAGAAAGTATCATTACCAGATCAGCAATATCCATGCGCCCGGAAAAGATTTAAAAGACATTGTGTCCCTGTCCCTGCCGCTAACAGGCAACAGGCTGTTTATCAATATCCTTCACAGCATGGAATCTGTACTGATCCCCGGCCATCTGCGGCTTTTCGGCATGGACAGCGCCTCGGCACTCTCTGTCTATGGTGTACTGAATGGTATGGCGCTGCCGCTTATACTTTTCCCCTCTGCCATCACCAATGCCGTCTCAGCCATGCTCCTGCCCTCCGTGGCAGAAAACCAGGCAATAGGAAATTATAAAAAAATACGGAGTCTTATCTTCACTACCACACGTTACTGCCTGCTTCTGGGCTTTCTCTCCACAGCCGTTTTTTATTTTACCGGAGATTTTATGGGGCTGTTTTTATTTAAAAATGAGTTTGCGGGAACCTTTATCAAGACGCTCTCCTTTATCTGTCCCTGCCTGTATCTCTCCAGCACGCTCAGCGGGATCCTGAACGGATTGGGGGAGACAGGAAAATATTTTGCCCAGAACCTTCTTGGCCTTTCCATCCGTCTGCTTTTTGTATTCTTCATTATTCCCAAATTTGGCATTCTGGGATATCTGTGGGGCCTGCTGGTCAGTGAACTGGCAATCACCCTTCTCACTCTGTATTTCTTAAAGGATTACATGAAAACAGCGCCGGGTGAATAA
- a CDS encoding RrF2 family transcriptional regulator gives MKLSTKGRYGLRALIDLALYSESEAVSIQSIATRQNISDSYLEQLVRKLKSAGLVVSVRGAQGGYKLARPAGEISVGDVLRALEGSLDAVTCNGGEKHSCQGADLCVTRYVWQRINNSIKETVDSIMLDQLVEESRIMRDKGQIQVQKCDN, from the coding sequence TTGAAATTATCAACCAAAGGTAGGTACGGCTTGAGGGCCCTGATTGATTTGGCTTTGTACAGTGAATCAGAGGCTGTTTCCATACAGAGCATTGCAACCCGCCAGAATATTTCTGACAGTTATTTGGAACAGCTGGTGCGCAAGTTGAAGAGTGCCGGGTTGGTAGTAAGTGTCCGCGGTGCGCAGGGCGGATATAAGCTTGCCAGACCTGCCGGTGAAATCTCCGTAGGGGATGTCCTTCGGGCACTGGAAGGCAGTCTGGATGCCGTTACCTGTAATGGAGGAGAAAAACATAGCTGTCAGGGTGCTGACTTATGTGTCACCCGATATGTATGGCAGCGTATCAATAATAGTATAAAAGAAACCGTAGATTCCATCATGCTGGACCAGCTCGTAGAGGAAAGCCGCATTATGCGGGATAAGGGGCAGATTCAGGTGCAAAAATGTGACAATTAG
- the nifS gene encoding cysteine desulfurase NifS, with protein sequence MKTTIYLDNAATTKTAQEVVDAMLPYFTESYGNPSSIYEIGQRSKEAITKARGQIAEVLGAKAEEIYFTAGGSEADNWALKAAFEAYKNKGNHIITTKIEHHAILHTCEYLEKRGAKVTYLDVDENGIVKMDDLLKAITPETILISIMFANNEIGAIQPIKEIGMIAKEHDILFHTDAVQAFGQVPIHVDEMNIDMLSSSGHKINGPKGIGFLYIRKGVKIRSFVHGGAQERKRRAGTENVPAIVGYGVAAERAARTMEERTKKEIELRDYFIGRILNEIPYVRLNGDAKRRLPNNINVSFQFIEGESLLIMLDMKGIAASSGSACTSGSLDPSHVLLAIGLPHEIAHGSLRMTISEETTKEDLDYTLDQIKEIVNRLRELSPLFEDFVKKQKQKQSRA encoded by the coding sequence ATGAAGACAACAATATATCTGGATAATGCAGCAACAACAAAGACAGCACAGGAGGTTGTAGATGCCATGCTTCCGTACTTCACAGAAAGCTATGGAAATCCATCCAGCATCTATGAGATCGGACAGAGGAGTAAAGAGGCCATCACCAAAGCGAGAGGACAGATCGCAGAAGTGCTGGGCGCAAAAGCAGAAGAGATTTATTTTACCGCAGGCGGCAGCGAAGCAGATAACTGGGCGCTGAAAGCGGCATTTGAGGCATATAAAAATAAAGGAAACCATATTATCACCACAAAGATTGAGCATCACGCCATTCTGCACACCTGTGAATATCTGGAGAAACGCGGTGCAAAGGTGACATATCTGGATGTGGATGAGAATGGTATCGTAAAAATGGATGATCTGTTAAAAGCCATCACACCGGAGACGATCTTAATCTCTATTATGTTTGCCAACAATGAGATCGGCGCCATCCAGCCAATCAAGGAGATTGGTATGATCGCAAAAGAACACGATATTTTATTCCACACAGATGCGGTACAGGCATTCGGACAGGTTCCGATCCACGTGGATGAGATGAATATCGACATGCTGAGTTCCAGCGGCCATAAAATCAACGGACCAAAGGGAATTGGTTTCCTATATATCCGCAAGGGCGTGAAAATCCGCAGCTTTGTACATGGCGGTGCCCAGGAGAGGAAGAGAAGGGCAGGAACAGAGAATGTGCCGGCTATTGTGGGATACGGTGTAGCAGCAGAGCGCGCAGCCAGGACTATGGAGGAGCGCACAAAGAAAGAGATAGAGCTCAGGGATTATTTTATCGGCAGAATTTTAAATGAGATTCCTTATGTGCGCCTGAACGGCGATGCAAAAAGGCGTCTGCCAAATAACATTAATGTCAGCTTCCAGTTTATTGAGGGAGAATCCCTTCTGATCATGCTGGATATGAAGGGGATCGCAGCATCAAGCGGTTCTGCATGTACCTCAGGGTCCCTGGACCCGTCCCATGTACTGCTTGCCATTGGCCTGCCTCATGAGATCGCCCACGGTTCTCTCAGAATGACCATCAGCGAGGAGACAACAAAAGAAGATCTGGATTATACACTGGATCAGATAAAGGAGATTGTAAACCGTCTGCGTGAACTTTCTCCGCTGTTTGAGGATTTCGTAAAAAAACAGAAACAAAAACAGAGCAGGGCCTGA
- the nifU gene encoding Fe-S cluster assembly scaffold protein NifU: MYSEKVMDHFQNPRNVGEIEGASGVGTVGNAKCGDIMRMYLDIDENGIIHDCKFKTFGCGAAVATSSMATELVKGKTIQEALQVTNKAVMEALDGLPPVKVHCSLLAEEAIHAALWDYAEKHGIKIEGLDKPKSDISEEEVEEEY; the protein is encoded by the coding sequence ATGTACAGTGAAAAAGTAATGGACCATTTTCAGAATCCGAGAAATGTGGGAGAGATTGAAGGCGCCAGCGGTGTGGGAACCGTAGGCAATGCCAAGTGCGGAGATATCATGAGAATGTATCTGGATATTGACGAGAACGGCATTATCCACGACTGCAAATTCAAAACCTTCGGCTGCGGCGCCGCAGTGGCAACCAGCAGTATGGCTACAGAACTTGTGAAGGGAAAAACCATTCAGGAAGCCCTGCAGGTGACAAACAAAGCGGTCATGGAAGCCCTGGACGGACTTCCTCCCGTAAAAGTACACTGTTCCCTGCTTGCGGAGGAGGCTATCCACGCAGCTCTCTGGGATTATGCGGAAAAGCATGGAATTAAGATTGAGGGCCTGGATAAGCCCAAGAGTGATATCTCCGAAGAGGAAGTAGAGGAAGAGTATTAA
- the mnmA gene encoding tRNA 2-thiouridine(34) synthase MnmA yields the protein MKKKKVVVGMSGGVDSSVAAYLLKEQGYDVIGVTMQIWQDEDNAVQEENGGCCGLSAVDDARRVANMLEIPYYVMNFKNEFKENVIDYFIGEYLDGRTPNPCIACNRYVKWESLLKRSMEIGADYIATGHYAKIVQTDSGRYSLKMSDATGKDQTYALYNLTQFQLSHTLMPVGVYEKDEIRKIAEQIGLPVAKKKDSQEICFVPDKDYAGFIEENTQNKIEEGNYVLADGTVVGRHKGITHYTIGQRKGLGLAMGHPVFVTEIRPESNEVVIGENEDLFQRELVCDRINFMSIPDLREDMRVMAKIRYNHRGAPAVIHREDEDRIRVIFDEPQRAVTPGQAVVFYDGEYVAGGGIIL from the coding sequence ATGAAAAAAAAGAAGGTAGTTGTGGGGATGTCCGGCGGTGTGGACTCCTCGGTGGCGGCCTATCTGCTGAAAGAACAGGGATATGATGTCATTGGAGTCACCATGCAGATTTGGCAGGATGAGGACAATGCAGTCCAGGAGGAGAACGGCGGCTGCTGCGGTTTAAGCGCAGTGGATGATGCCAGAAGAGTGGCGAATATGCTGGAGATTCCCTACTACGTGATGAATTTTAAGAATGAGTTTAAGGAAAACGTCATTGACTATTTCATAGGGGAATATCTGGACGGCCGGACGCCCAACCCCTGTATTGCCTGCAACCGCTATGTGAAGTGGGAATCCCTTCTGAAAAGGAGTATGGAAATCGGCGCAGACTATATCGCCACAGGCCATTACGCTAAAATCGTGCAGACGGACAGCGGCAGATACTCCCTGAAAATGTCAGATGCCACAGGGAAGGACCAGACATATGCCCTGTACAATCTGACCCAGTTCCAGCTCTCCCACACGCTGATGCCTGTGGGTGTCTATGAAAAAGATGAAATCAGAAAGATCGCAGAACAAATTGGCCTTCCTGTGGCGAAAAAAAAGGACAGCCAGGAAATCTGCTTTGTGCCGGATAAGGATTATGCCGGGTTTATAGAAGAAAATACCCAGAATAAGATCGAAGAAGGCAATTATGTGCTGGCAGACGGTACGGTGGTCGGCCGCCATAAGGGGATTACCCATTATACCATTGGACAGCGGAAAGGCCTGGGCCTTGCAATGGGACATCCTGTCTTTGTGACAGAGATACGCCCTGAGAGCAATGAGGTGGTGATCGGAGAAAATGAGGATCTGTTTCAAAGAGAACTTGTCTGTGACAGGATCAATTTTATGTCCATTCCCGATCTGCGGGAGGATATGCGTGTTATGGCAAAAATAAGATATAATCACAGAGGTGCTCCCGCTGTCATTCACAGAGAGGATGAGGATAGGATCCGGGTGATCTTTGATGAACCTCAGAGAGCCGTCACGCCCGGGCAGGCAGTTGTTTTCTATGACGGAGAATATGTTGCCGGGGGCGGTATTATTTTATAA
- a CDS encoding histidinol-phosphatase HisJ family protein yields MYADHHMHTSFSSDSEAPMEHMVLGAIHRNMPSICFTEHMDFDFPPGEFDFLVDMPAYQEKLMELKKKYEDKIEIYFGMELGLQPHLTGKLPAFTASFPFDFIIGSVHVADGCDPYDRIFFENRSEEEAYRSYFTCLLHNLKVHSCFDVCGHIDYVVRYGPNRNLYYSYEKYRDILDEILCVLVQKGIGLECNTAGFKYGLGHPNPTENILIRYRELGGEILTLGSDAHAPEHIAYDFERAGALLKECGFNYYTVFKNRKPEFLPL; encoded by the coding sequence ATGTACGCAGATCATCACATGCACACATCATTTTCCAGTGACAGTGAAGCCCCTATGGAACATATGGTTCTTGGGGCTATTCACAGAAATATGCCCAGCATTTGCTTCACGGAACATATGGATTTTGATTTTCCTCCCGGAGAGTTTGATTTTTTGGTGGATATGCCGGCCTACCAGGAAAAACTAATGGAACTCAAAAAGAAGTATGAGGATAAAATAGAGATATATTTCGGCATGGAGCTGGGACTTCAGCCCCATCTGACCGGAAAGCTGCCCGCCTTTACAGCCAGCTTCCCCTTTGACTTTATCATCGGCTCTGTACATGTTGCGGACGGATGTGACCCCTATGACAGGATATTCTTTGAAAACCGCAGTGAGGAGGAGGCTTACCGCAGCTACTTTACCTGTCTTCTTCATAACCTGAAAGTCCATTCCTGCTTTGATGTATGCGGCCATATTGACTATGTGGTGCGCTATGGCCCCAACCGCAACCTGTACTACTCCTACGAAAAATACAGAGATATCCTGGACGAAATCCTTTGTGTGCTGGTGCAGAAAGGCATTGGTCTGGAGTGCAATACAGCGGGCTTCAAATACGGCCTGGGCCACCCCAATCCCACAGAGAACATACTGATCCGCTACCGGGAACTGGGCGGCGAAATCCTGACCCTTGGCTCCGACGCCCATGCACCGGAACATATCGCCTATGATTTTGAACGTGCAGGAGCGCTTTTAAAGGAATGCGGATTCAATTATTATACTGTTTTTAAAAACAGAAAACCGGAATTTCTTCCTTTATAA
- the gap gene encoding type I glyceraldehyde-3-phosphate dehydrogenase, which translates to MAVKVAINGFGRIGRLAFRQMFGAEGFEIVAINDLTSPTMLAHLLKYDSTQGRYALGDTVTAGEDSITVDGKEIKIYAKAKAEELPWGEIGVDVVLECTGFYTSKDKAEAHIKAGAKKVVISAPAGNDLPTIVYNVNHETLTKDDNIISAASCTTNCLAPMAKALNDLAPIKSGIMCTIHAYTGDQMTLDGPQRKGDLRRSRAAAVNIVPNSTGAAKAIGLVIPELNGKLIGSAQRVPTPTGSTTILTAVVDGTVTVDQVNAIMKEQATESFGYNTDEIVSSDVIGMRYGSLFDATQTMVMPLDNGTTEVQVISWYDNENSYTSQMVRTIKYFGKLLEK; encoded by the coding sequence ATGGCAGTAAAAGTAGCAATCAATGGATTTGGACGTATTGGACGTCTGGCTTTCAGACAGATGTTTGGAGCAGAAGGATTTGAAATCGTAGCGATCAATGATTTAACATCTCCGACAATGTTAGCTCACTTACTGAAATATGACTCTACACAGGGAAGATATGCACTTGGCGATACAGTAACAGCAGGTGAAGACTCCATCACAGTTGATGGAAAAGAGATCAAGATCTATGCAAAAGCAAAAGCTGAAGAACTTCCTTGGGGAGAGATTGGTGTAGATGTAGTTCTGGAATGTACAGGTTTCTATACATCCAAAGATAAAGCAGAAGCACATATCAAAGCAGGTGCTAAGAAAGTTGTTATCTCCGCTCCGGCAGGAAACGACCTTCCGACCATCGTTTACAATGTAAACCATGAGACACTGACAAAAGATGACAACATCATCTCAGCTGCTTCCTGTACAACAAACTGCCTGGCTCCAATGGCAAAAGCATTAAATGACCTGGCTCCGATCAAATCCGGTATCATGTGCACGATCCATGCTTACACAGGCGATCAGATGACACTGGACGGACCGCAGAGAAAAGGTGATTTAAGAAGATCCCGTGCAGCAGCAGTTAATATCGTTCCGAACAGCACAGGTGCTGCAAAAGCCATCGGTCTGGTTATCCCGGAACTGAACGGCAAATTGATCGGATCTGCTCAGCGTGTTCCGACCCCAACAGGTTCTACTACAATTCTGACAGCAGTTGTTGACGGAACAGTAACTGTAGATCAGGTAAATGCGATCATGAAAGAGCAGGCTACAGAGTCCTTCGGATACAACACAGATGAAATCGTATCCAGCGATGTTATCGGTATGAGATATGGTTCTCTGTTTGATGCAACTCAGACAATGGTTATGCCGTTAGACAATGGCACAACAGAAGTACAGGTTATCTCCTGGTATGACAATGAGAATTCTTACACAAGCCAGATGGTGAGAACAATCAAATACTTCGGAAAATTATTAGAGAAATAA
- a CDS encoding phosphoglycerate kinase produces MLNKKSVDDINVKGKKVLVRCDFNVPLQDGKITDENRLVAALPTIKKLIADGGKVILCSHLGKPKGEAKPELSLAPVAKRMSELLGQEVKFAADPEVVGPNAKAAAQAMKDGDVILLENTRYRAEETKNGEAFSKELASLCDVFVNDAFGTAHRAHCSNVGVTQFVDTAVVGYLMQKEIDFLGNAVDNPKRPFVAILGGAKVSSKISVINNLLDKVDTLIIGGGMSYTFSKAMGGHIGISLCEDDYLQYALDMMKKAEEKGVKLLLPVDNRIGDDFSNDCNIQVAKRGEIPDGWEGMDIGPETEKIFCEAVKDAKTVVWNGPMGCFEMPNFAHGTEEVAKALADTDATTIIGGGDSAAAVNILGYGDKMTHISTGGGASLEFLEGKELPGVAAANDK; encoded by the coding sequence ATGCTCAACAAAAAATCAGTTGATGACATCAACGTAAAAGGTAAAAAAGTTTTAGTCCGCTGTGATTTCAACGTTCCCCTTCAGGATGGTAAGATCACAGATGAAAACCGTCTGGTAGCAGCTCTTCCAACTATCAAGAAGCTGATCGCTGATGGCGGAAAAGTGATCCTGTGCTCTCACCTGGGCAAACCCAAGGGAGAAGCAAAACCGGAATTATCTTTAGCACCTGTTGCAAAGAGAATGTCAGAATTACTGGGACAGGAAGTAAAATTTGCCGCTGACCCGGAAGTAGTCGGACCAAATGCAAAGGCTGCTGCCCAGGCAATGAAAGACGGAGATGTTATTTTACTGGAAAATACACGTTACCGTGCAGAAGAGACGAAGAACGGAGAGGCATTCAGCAAAGAGCTGGCATCTCTGTGCGATGTATTTGTAAATGATGCATTTGGTACTGCCCACAGAGCACACTGCTCCAATGTTGGTGTGACACAGTTTGTAGATACCGCAGTTGTCGGATATCTGATGCAGAAAGAAATCGACTTCCTGGGAAATGCAGTGGACAATCCTAAGAGACCTTTTGTTGCAATCTTAGGCGGCGCTAAAGTTTCCAGCAAGATTTCTGTTATCAACAACCTGCTTGACAAAGTGGACACCCTGATCATCGGCGGCGGAATGTCCTACACGTTCTCAAAGGCTATGGGCGGACACATTGGTATCTCTCTCTGTGAGGATGACTATCTGCAGTATGCACTGGATATGATGAAAAAAGCAGAAGAAAAAGGCGTAAAACTTTTACTGCCGGTGGACAACCGTATTGGTGATGACTTCTCAAATGACTGCAACATCCAGGTGGCAAAACGCGGTGAGATCCCGGACGGATGGGAAGGCATGGATATCGGACCTGAGACAGAGAAAATTTTCTGTGAAGCTGTGAAAGATGCCAAGACTGTAGTATGGAACGGACCAATGGGATGTTTTGAGATGCCCAATTTTGCTCATGGAACAGAGGAAGTTGCAAAAGCACTGGCTGATACAGACGCTACCACCATTATCGGCGGCGGTGATTCAGCAGCAGCTGTCAATATCCTGGGATATGGGGACAAGATGACACACATCTCCACAGGAGGCGGTGCTTCCCTGGAATTCTTGGAAGGCAAAGAACTGCCGGGTGTGGCAGCAGCTAACGATAAATAA
- the tpiA gene encoding triose-phosphate isomerase, with translation MARRKIVAGNWKMNMTPSEAVELVNTLKPLVANEEVDVVFCVPAIDIIPVVEACKGTNIQVGAENMYYEEKGAYTGEIAPNMLTDAGVKYVVLGHSERREYFAETNETVNKKMLKAFEHGITPIMCCGETLEQREQGVTMDFIRQQVKVGFQGVTADQAKTAVIAYEPIWAIGTGKTATTEQAQEVCADIRACIAEVYDQATAEAIRIQYGGSVNAKTAPELFAQNDIDGGLVGGASLKPDFGQIVNYK, from the coding sequence ATGGCAAGAAGAAAAATTGTTGCTGGTAACTGGAAGATGAACATGACTCCCAGCGAGGCAGTTGAATTAGTAAACACATTAAAACCTCTGGTAGCAAACGAAGAAGTGGACGTAGTATTCTGCGTGCCTGCAATTGATATCATCCCGGTGGTGGAGGCTTGCAAAGGCACAAACATCCAGGTTGGCGCTGAGAACATGTACTATGAGGAGAAAGGTGCCTACACAGGCGAGATCGCTCCCAACATGCTCACAGACGCAGGTGTAAAATATGTCGTTTTAGGTCATTCTGAGAGAAGAGAATACTTCGCAGAGACAAATGAGACGGTAAACAAAAAAATGCTGAAAGCATTTGAACACGGAATCACTCCGATCATGTGCTGCGGGGAGACTCTGGAGCAGAGAGAACAGGGCGTGACCATGGACTTTATCCGTCAGCAGGTTAAAGTTGGATTTCAGGGTGTGACAGCAGACCAGGCTAAGACAGCGGTTATCGCTTACGAACCAATCTGGGCTATCGGAACAGGAAAAACAGCGACTACAGAGCAGGCACAGGAAGTTTGTGCAGACATCCGCGCATGTATCGCTGAAGTTTATGACCAGGCAACTGCAGAAGCTATCCGTATCCAGTACGGCGGATCTGTAAATGCTAAGACAGCTCCGGAACTGTTCGCTCAGAACGATATTGACGGCGGTTTGGTAGGCGGCGCTTCCCTCAAACCGGATTTTGGACAGATCGTCAACTACAAATAA
- a CDS encoding radical SAM protein, protein MNQTDEYKNCSLCPRNCHVDRHLRKGYCQCTDKLMAARAALHHWEEPCISGTKGSGTIFFTGCTLRCCFCQNYSISSQGFGKEISPDRLSEIFLELQDAGAHNINLVTPTQYLPTILPALDRVKSRLHIPVVYNCGGYEKQETLALLDSYVDIYLPDLKYYDSGLSARYSGASDYFSVASKAIQIMIDQKGAPVFDKDGLLRSGVIIRHMVLPGSRKDSLRLLHWIKETLPDDCYLISLLSQFTPFYKSSEHPKINRRITTYEYESVLNEAIRLGLTDGYMQEKSSAKEEYTPPFDLEGIQAPALL, encoded by the coding sequence ATGAACCAGACGGACGAATATAAAAATTGTTCACTCTGCCCAAGAAACTGCCATGTTGACCGTCACTTGCGCAAAGGTTACTGTCAATGTACCGACAAACTGATGGCGGCCAGAGCTGCCCTGCACCATTGGGAGGAGCCGTGTATCAGCGGTACAAAAGGCAGCGGCACTATTTTCTTCACGGGCTGTACGCTCCGCTGCTGCTTCTGCCAAAATTATTCCATAAGCAGCCAGGGATTTGGAAAAGAAATCTCTCCAGACAGACTGTCTGAAATTTTCCTGGAGCTGCAGGATGCCGGAGCCCACAATATTAATCTGGTAACACCCACTCAATATCTTCCCACCATCCTCCCTGCCCTTGACCGGGTAAAAAGCCGTCTTCATATACCGGTTGTCTACAACTGCGGAGGATACGAAAAGCAGGAAACCCTTGCACTTCTGGATAGCTATGTGGATATCTATCTGCCGGATTTAAAATATTATGACAGTGGACTGTCCGCGCGTTACTCCGGGGCATCCGATTATTTTTCCGTAGCTTCCAAAGCCATTCAAATTATGATAGATCAGAAGGGGGCACCTGTCTTTGACAAAGACGGCCTTTTGAGAAGTGGTGTCATCATCCGGCATATGGTTCTTCCCGGCAGCCGGAAAGACTCCCTCCGTCTGCTGCACTGGATAAAGGAAACGCTTCCGGATGACTGCTATCTCATCAGCCTGCTGAGCCAGTTTACTCCTTTCTATAAAAGCAGTGAGCATCCAAAGATCAACCGCAGAATTACCACATATGAATATGAAAGTGTACTGAACGAAGCCATCCGCCTTGGCCTCACCGACGGATATATGCAGGAAAAGAGCAGTGCCAAAGAGGAATATACCCCGCCCTTTGACCTTGAGGGAATCCAGGCCCCGGCTCTTCTCTGA